The genomic DNA GGATATCGAATTAAATTGAGGAAACCTGCAACTTCACGATTTACTCTCCTGGCTGCTTTGCCACACCACACCCCGTATCGAACCGTCAGCGTCCGGGATCCGGTCGCGTTGAGCCCCGCTTTGAACCGCGCGTTGGCGGTTGCACTGACGGACCCGCGATGCTGCACGACAAGTTTTCTTACGTCGACAGCAGGCGAATCCTACAAAGATTCGGAATGGTCCGATACAAGAAAACTCCCAAAATGCTGGCGCACGCCGATTTAATACGGTTTCCTGATCGTCTTTCCATACAATTGGCGTTTCGCATTTTTATAAGACGTTCATGCACACCTCCTTCCTGCTCGATCATTTCGAGAACCTGGTCTATACGCGCAAGCACGATGAGGCCGTCGAGCAATTGGCAACGTTGCTTGCCCTGCTCCAGCAAAAGCGCGGCGAACTGGATGGCGATTTCGGTGCATCCGGCATTGCGGAGCTGCCGCCCGAAGCGCAGCGGGAACGTTTTTTCCTGCGCGCGACGGCTGCGCTTACGACACTTTTCGCCGATCCGGACTTTCGTCCCGGTGCCGCAGTCTTCAGTACGCTGATGTCGATGCACGCGTGGATTGGTGCGCTGTTCGCCGCCACGCCGCTCGGCCACACCGATCACATCGTGCGCTGTCTTCGCCCGGAGCCGGTCGGCGACCCGTCTTTTGAAACCGCGCAAGGTTCATTGGAAAAGCTGTGTCTGCTCTATTCGGGCGAATCGGATCTGACGCTCGAGCTGAGCGATATCTGGGCACGCAAGCCGTCCGTTGCCGCGAGTCTTGCGTTGGCGCTGCTGTCCGCTGAGTTTCATGGATCCGTAAGCGCACACGGCAAACGCGAGACCTTGCTCGAATGGCTGCCGGGCAGGCTCGCGCAGATCGGCGACCTCGATGCGCTACCGACCGGCGTCCTGCACAACGCCTACATGTATTGCAGCTATGCCGATACGCCGCGCCGTCATGCGATCAAGGCGGACATCAATGTGCTCGTGCGGCGCAAGCTCGATGAACTGGGTCTTTACGACCTGGAATGTTTCGCCACTAAGCCGGCGTGCGGCGCCGCCCGCACCACGCGACACAAGCGCAAGAAAAAGCCGCTAATGATCGTCGTGCTCGAGTGGTTCGGCAGCGCGCATTCGATCTACCGGACTCACTCGCGCACGCTTGCTGCTGCGCGGGCCCATTTCGAAGTGGTCGGATTCGGCTTCGGCTATGCGGTCGACGAAACCGGCCGTGCGCTGTTCGATCGGTTTATCGAACTGGAGGAGCCGGACTATATCGGGGAGTGCCTGAAGACGGTGCGCGACTTCGCACAAGCGGAAGAAGCCGATGTGCTCTATATGCCGAGCGTCGGCATGTTCGCGCTGACCATTTTCATGTCGAATTTGCGCGTGACGCCGCTGCAGATCGCGGCGCTTGGTCATCCGGCGACCACGCATTCGGAACGGATCGACTATGTGAGCGTCGAGGAAGACTATGTCGGCGACCCGGCCTGCTTCAGCGAAAAGCTGCTGACGTTGCCGCGCGACGGTCAACCGTACGTCGCATCGAGTGCGCTGCCGCCGATTGCGCCCGCCGTGCCGGCGCGGCGCGACACGCTAGAGATTGTCGTCACAGCGAGCCAGATGAAGCTCAATCCGCGATTCTTCGACGCCTGCCGTCAGATTCAGCAGCGCGCTCGAACGCCCGTGCAATTTCATCTGATGACGGGTGTGCGGCACGGCCTGCAACTCGAGCATATGCGCCGCGTTATCGCGCTCGCGCTGCCTGGCGCGAGCGTGCACGGCTTTCA from Paraburkholderia edwinii includes the following:
- a CDS encoding glycosyl transferase family 1 yields the protein MHTSFLLDHFENLVYTRKHDEAVEQLATLLALLQQKRGELDGDFGASGIAELPPEAQRERFFLRATAALTTLFADPDFRPGAAVFSTLMSMHAWIGALFAATPLGHTDHIVRCLRPEPVGDPSFETAQGSLEKLCLLYSGESDLTLELSDIWARKPSVAASLALALLSAEFHGSVSAHGKRETLLEWLPGRLAQIGDLDALPTGVLHNAYMYCSYADTPRRHAIKADINVLVRRKLDELGLYDLECFATKPACGAARTTRHKRKKKPLMIVVLEWFGSAHSIYRTHSRTLAAARAHFEVVGFGFGYAVDETGRALFDRFIELEEPDYIGECLKTVRDFAQAEEADVLYMPSVGMFALTIFMSNLRVTPLQIAALGHPATTHSERIDYVSVEEDYVGDPACFSEKLLTLPRDGQPYVASSALPPIAPAVPARRDTLEIVVTASQMKLNPRFFDACRQIQQRARTPVQFHLMTGVRHGLQLEHMRRVIALALPGASVHGFHAYADYLARIHHADMFLSPFPFGNTNGIVDALTLGVPGVCMMGQEVFERIDGALFARAGMPPWTITASIEDYVNAAVRMIDRHGEREALRARLIETKAVERFFEGDPLVFGERVLRLVEARRVEALRAEALPG